A stretch of Arachis hypogaea cultivar Tifrunner chromosome 15, arahy.Tifrunner.gnm2.J5K5, whole genome shotgun sequence DNA encodes these proteins:
- the LOC112748841 gene encoding pentatricopeptide repeat-containing protein At2g22410, mitochondrial-like: MSAALKHATVGSRLFCVHSAQSIWHNFKSPTHQTLHHLLERCSSMRELKLLHAQTILHGLSGQVLTIGKLVSFCTSPEMGDLRYAQLLFDQSPQPNKFMYNHLIKGYSNSDDPIRSLLLYRQMVNAGISPNEFTIPFVVKTCACKSLYWEAVLLHAHAIKLGMGSHACVQNAFLSAYVACRLINSARKVFDDISDRTLVSWNSIISGYAKLGFCKEAIFLFREMQKLDVVPDVITLVCLLSVSSKHGNLELGRFMHLYIIATGIAIDSIVTNALIDMYAKCGHLQYAECVFDQMLDKNVISWTCMVNAYANYGLIDYALEMFNRMPVKNVVSWNSIICCHVQEGKYMEAMELFHTMCSSGVMPDETTLVSVLSSCSHMGDLELGKQAHNYICNNNITLSVTLCNALIDMYAKCGALQTAMDIFFGMPKKNVVSWNVAIGALALHGFGEEAIDMFEKMQGSGLFPDEITFTGLLSACSHSGLLDKGRYYFDIMSSKFGISPGVTHYACMVNLLGRGGLLGEAMALIKGMPMKPDVVVWGALLGACRTHGNLEIGKQIMKQLLELGRYNSGLYVLLSNMYSESQRWDDMRKIRKIMDESGIKKCWAISSIEINGFC, translated from the coding sequence atgtcAGCCGCTCTGAAACACGCGACCGTTGGTTCCCGCCTGTTTTGCGTTCACTCAGCACAAAGCATTTGGCATAATTTCAAGTCACCCACTCACCAAACCCTTCACCATCTCTTAGAGCGATGTTCCTCCATGAGAGAGCTCAAGCTCCTCCATGCCCAGACTATCCTCCATGGCCTATCTGGTCAGGTGCTCACAATTGGCAAGCTTGTCTCTTTCTGCACTTCTCCCGAAATGGGGGATCTCCGTTATGCACAGCTTCTGTTCGACCAAAGTCCCCAACCTAATAAGTTCATGTACAATCATCTCATAAAGGGTTATTCAAATAGCGATGACCCAATAAGGTCTTTGTTACTTTACCGCCAAATGGTAAATGCTGGGATTTCCCCTAATGAGTTTACCATCCCCTTTGTTGTCAAAACTTGTGCTTGCAAATCCTTATATTGGGAAGCTGTTCTTCTTCATGCTCACGCTATTAAGCTTGGGATGGGGTCTCACGCTTGTGTGCAGAACGCTTTCTTGAGTGCCTATGTTGCTTGTCGCCTTATAAATAGTGCAAGGAAAGTGTTTGATGATATTTCTGATAGGACCCTGGTCTCATGGAATTCGATCATTAGTGGGTATGCTAAGCTGGGGTTTTGCAAAGAAGCCATCTTCTTGTTTCGAGAGATGCAAAAGTTGGATGTGGTGCCTGATGTGATCACCCTGGTTTGCTTGCTCTCTGTTTCCTCGAAGCATGGTAATTTGGAGTTGGGAAGATTCATGCATCTTTACATAATCGCTACCGGAATTGCAATTGATTCAATTGTGACGAATGCCCTCATTGATATGTATGCCAAGTGCGGGCATTTGCAATATGCCGAATGTGTtttcgatcaaatgcttgataaGAATGTCATTTCGTGGACTTGTATGGTTAATGCATATGCTAACTATGGGCTTATTGATTATGCTTTGGAGATGTTTAATAGGATGCCAGTGAAAAATGTGGTTTCTTGGAATTCAATAATTTGCTGTCATGTTCAAGAAGGGAAATACATGGAAGCCATGGAACTTTTCCACACAATGTGTAGTTCAGGTGTGATGCCAGATGAGACCACTCTTGTTAGCGTTCTTTCATCCTGCAGTCACATGGGTGATTTGGAATTGGGGAAACAAGCTCACAATTACATCTGTAACAATAATATTACACTAAGTGTGACCCTTTGTAACGCCCTAATTGACATGTATGCTAAATGTGGTGCCCTTCAGACTGCCATGGACATCTTCTTTGGGATGCCAAAGAAGAATGTGGTGTCATGGAATGTTGCTATTGGGGCACTTGCTCTGCATGGTTTTGGAGAAGAAGCTATTGACATGTTCGAGAAGATGCAAGGAAGCGGGCTATTTCCTGACGAGATTACCTTCACAGGGCTACTTTCTGCTTGTAGTCACAGTGGTCTTTTGGACAAGGGGAGATATTACTTTGACATAATGAGTTCCAAGTTTGGGATTTCTCCTGGTGTTACACATTATGCATGCATGGTCAATCTTTTAGGGCGTGGCGGGCTCTTGGGAGAAGCGATGGCCCTAATCAAAGGGATGCCCATGAAACCTGATGTGGTGGTTTGGGGTGCTTTGCTTGGTGCTTGTAGAACCCATGGAAATCTAGAGATTGGTAAGCAAATCATGAAGCAATTGTTGGAGTTGGGAAGATATAATTCTGGGCTTTATGTGCTTCTCTCAAACATGTATTCAGAATCTCAAAGATGGGATGACATGAGAAAGATCAGGAAAATAATGGATGAAAGTGGGATAAAAAAGTGTTGGGCAATAAGTTCCATTGAAATCAATGGCTTTTGCTAA
- the LOC112748847 gene encoding uncharacterized protein, whose amino-acid sequence MGNCSSADSAEVVATAKLVLQDGTLQEFSYPVKVSYLLGENPTCFICNSDQMDFDDVVTAVDEDEVLQPGQLYFVLPLNRLRQPLQPAEMAALAVKASSALMKSAAATSDKYGYRRKQIVITAQPDYKSLRSVSAAAGGGAAVSSRRSRRASSRSGGKEKFAALLTSIPE is encoded by the coding sequence atGGGAAACTGTAGCTCAGCCGATTCAGCGGAGGTAGTTGCAACGGCCAAGCTCGTTCTCCAAGACGGGACGTTACAGGAATTCTCGTACCCTGTGAAGGTCTCGTACCTCTTGGGAGAGAACCCTACCTGCTTTATATGCAACTCCGATCAGATGGACTTTGACGACGTCGTTACCGCAGTTGACGAAGACGAAGTGTTGCAACCGGGACAACTCTATTTCGTTCTTCCTTTAAACCGCCTGAGGCAACCCTTGCAGCCTGCAGAGATGGCCGCATTGGCCGTTAAGGCCAGCTCCGCTCTCATGAAGAGCGCCGCTGCCACCTCCGACAAATACGGATATCGCCGCAAACAGATTGTCATAACTGCCCAACCGGATTATAAGTCTTTACGGAGTGTTTCTGCCGCAGCTGGTGGCGGAGCTGCCGTTTCTTCACGTAGGTCCAGGAGAGCCAGTAGTAGAAGTGGTGGTAAGGAGAAGTTCGCGGCGTTGTTGACTTCTATACCGGAGTAG